A portion of the Novosphingobium sp. KA1 genome contains these proteins:
- the acpS gene encoding holo-ACP synthase translates to MIIGLGSDLCNIERIRSSLDRYGERFLQRVFTAAEQAKAARRPHTVAGTLAKRFAAKEAFSKAVGTGFKAGVFMKDIGVVNAPSGAPTLALTGGAKDRLDAMTPAGHEAFIHLTLTDDHPWAQAFVIIEARPLPTS, encoded by the coding sequence ATGATCATCGGCCTCGGCTCGGACTTGTGCAACATCGAGCGGATCCGCAGTTCGCTCGACCGCTATGGCGAGCGTTTCCTGCAACGCGTCTTCACCGCGGCCGAGCAGGCCAAGGCGGCACGCCGGCCGCACACCGTGGCGGGCACGCTGGCCAAGCGATTCGCAGCCAAGGAAGCGTTCTCCAAGGCGGTTGGCACCGGTTTCAAGGCGGGCGTGTTCATGAAGGACATCGGCGTCGTCAATGCCCCTTCCGGCGCCCCGACACTGGCGCTGACGGGCGGGGCGAAGGACCGGCTCGATGCCATGACTCCCGCCGGTCACGAGGCCTTCATTCACCTCACGCTCACCGACGACCACCCATGGGCCCAGGCCTTCGTGATCATCGAAGCACGCCCCCTCCCTACCTCTTGA
- a CDS encoding pyridoxine 5'-phosphate synthase — translation MNVLTPSRLRLGVNIDHVATIRNARGGEHPDPARAAQIVAQAGGDGITVHLREDRRHIRDEDLERVASATGLPINLEMAATDEMLAIALRHRPHAACIVPERREERTTEGGLDAAGQHNRLAPIVARLADAGIRVSLFIAPEPRQIEAAMKLGAPVVEFHTGEYAHAQGEQVAAELRRIVDMAALAAKNGIEPHAGHGLTYENVQPIAAIPQLAELNIGHYLIGEAIFTGLDASVKKMRMLMDEVR, via the coding sequence ATGAACGTCCTGACACCTTCCCGCCTGCGCCTCGGCGTCAATATCGACCACGTCGCCACCATCCGCAACGCGCGCGGCGGCGAGCATCCCGATCCGGCCCGCGCCGCACAGATCGTGGCGCAGGCGGGGGGTGACGGCATCACCGTGCACTTGCGCGAGGACCGCCGCCATATCCGCGACGAGGATCTCGAACGCGTAGCCTCGGCCACCGGGCTGCCGATCAACCTCGAGATGGCGGCGACCGACGAGATGCTGGCCATCGCGCTGCGGCACCGCCCGCACGCGGCCTGCATCGTGCCCGAGCGCCGTGAGGAACGCACGACCGAGGGCGGGCTCGACGCGGCGGGGCAGCACAACCGCCTCGCCCCGATCGTCGCCCGGCTCGCGGACGCGGGCATCCGCGTCAGTCTGTTCATCGCCCCCGAGCCCCGCCAGATCGAGGCGGCGATGAAGCTCGGCGCCCCGGTGGTGGAGTTCCACACCGGCGAATATGCCCATGCCCAAGGCGAACAGGTGGCGGCCGAACTGCGCCGCATCGTCGACATGGCCGCGCTTGCCGCCAAGAACGGCATCGAGCCGCATGCAGGCCATGGTCTCACTTACGAAAACGTCCAGCCGATCGCCGCGATCCCGCAACTCGCCGAACTCAACATCGGCCATTACCTGATCGGCGAAGCGATTTTCACCGGGCTCGACGCGAGCGTGAAGAAGATGCGCATGCTGATGGACGAAGTGCGATGA
- the pyrE gene encoding orotate phosphoribosyltransferase yields MQEEEVLAEFRASKALLEGHFLLSSGRHSAHYLQCARVLMNPDRAGRLAVAIAAKLPHDIRKSIDKVVSPAMGGVIIGQEMGRALQVDAMFVERPTGTFELRRGFSLEPGDKVLMVEDVVTTGLSSREAIKAIEEAGGEVIAAASLVDRSGGSVDLGVPFFPLVALNFPTYAPDELPPELAATPAVKPGSRAKP; encoded by the coding sequence ATGCAGGAAGAAGAAGTCCTCGCCGAGTTCCGCGCCAGCAAGGCCTTGCTTGAAGGGCATTTCCTGCTTTCCTCGGGCCGTCACAGCGCACACTACCTGCAGTGCGCGCGCGTGCTGATGAACCCCGACCGGGCCGGGCGACTCGCCGTGGCGATCGCTGCAAAACTCCCCCACGATATTCGCAAGAGCATCGACAAGGTCGTCTCGCCGGCCATGGGCGGCGTCATCATCGGCCAGGAAATGGGCCGCGCGCTGCAAGTCGACGCGATGTTTGTCGAGCGTCCGACCGGGACTTTCGAACTGCGCCGCGGCTTCAGCCTCGAGCCGGGCGACAAAGTGCTGATGGTCGAGGACGTGGTCACCACCGGCCTCTCCAGCCGCGAAGCCATCAAGGCGATCGAGGAAGCCGGCGGCGAAGTGATCGCGGCCGCCTCGCTGGTCGACCGTTCGGGCGGCTCGGTCGATCTCGGCGTGCCGTTCTTCCCGCTCGTCGCGCTGAACTTCCCGACTTACGCGCCCGACGAACTGCCGCCGGAACTGGCCGCCACCCCTGCCGTCAAGCCGGGCAGCCGCGCGAAGCCCTGA
- the coxB gene encoding cytochrome c oxidase subunit II: MTVGKTVRNWGEAARAFGLTVSALATVFGGSAAARAADAAAGTVAAGYTPMKPTPGIGMPVPGALGLQQQFSPTGEYGAWIHHGLLWVMGLICLFVLILLLIIVVRFNRRANPVPSKTSHNTVLEVVWTLLPVLILVGIAIPSIDLIAKQYKPAPKTALTIKVTGNQWFWTYGYPDNGDFEVVSNMLNIPGQPVINNGVREVGSKPWDGPSHLEVDNRMVVPVGEPIRLQITAADVIHSFAVPSLWFKLDAVPGRINEKVLVVEKPGVYYGQCSELCGAKHGYMPIAVEALPRPQYDAWVLTHAGGVIDSRVKAAPAAPAAKAEPAAAATAEASQAPAGDAAAAAE; this comes from the coding sequence ATGACAGTGGGCAAGACCGTTCGTAATTGGGGTGAGGCTGCAAGGGCCTTTGGATTGACAGTTTCCGCATTGGCGACCGTTTTCGGCGGCTCTGCGGCCGCGCGTGCGGCAGATGCTGCAGCGGGCACGGTGGCGGCCGGCTATACGCCGATGAAGCCGACCCCCGGCATCGGCATGCCGGTGCCGGGCGCCTTGGGGCTGCAGCAGCAGTTTTCGCCCACCGGCGAATACGGCGCCTGGATCCACCATGGATTGCTCTGGGTGATGGGCCTGATCTGCCTGTTCGTGCTGATCCTGCTGCTGATCATCGTCGTACGGTTCAATCGCCGTGCCAATCCGGTGCCATCGAAGACCAGCCACAACACCGTTCTCGAAGTGGTGTGGACGCTGCTTCCGGTGCTGATCCTGGTGGGCATCGCGATTCCCTCGATCGACCTCATCGCCAAGCAGTACAAGCCCGCGCCCAAGACCGCGCTGACCATCAAGGTCACCGGCAACCAGTGGTTCTGGACTTACGGCTACCCGGACAACGGTGATTTCGAAGTCGTCTCGAACATGCTGAACATTCCCGGCCAGCCGGTGATCAACAACGGCGTGCGCGAGGTCGGCTCGAAGCCCTGGGACGGCCCCTCGCACCTCGAGGTCGACAACCGCATGGTCGTGCCGGTGGGCGAACCGATCCGCCTGCAGATTACCGCGGCCGACGTGATCCACTCGTTCGCCGTGCCCTCGCTGTGGTTCAAGCTTGACGCAGTTCCCGGCCGCATCAACGAGAAGGTCCTCGTGGTCGAGAAGCCGGGCGTCTATTACGGCCAGTGTTCCGAACTGTGCGGCGCCAAGCACGGCTACATGCCGATCGCGGTCGAGGCGCTGCCCCGCCCGCAGTACGACGCCTGGGTCCTGACCCACGCCGGCGGCGTGATCGACAGCCGGGTCAAGGCCGCACCGGCGGCTCCCGCTGCCAAGGCCGAACCGGCCGCAGCCGCCACGGCGGAAGCATCGCAGGCTCCCGCCGGCGATGCCGCCGCAGCTGCCGAATAA